A genomic window from Stigmatopora argus isolate UIUO_Sarg chromosome 13, RoL_Sarg_1.0, whole genome shotgun sequence includes:
- the agps gene encoding alkyldihydroxyacetonephosphate synthase, peroxisomal has protein sequence MNATHFPPKACDSSSPSRHKHGSSMASDSGSVSDSQRVSQQSLRIIAGHLRTSAASGSAIVAAECKAQGIEADVPRQEKTTMPRRRQEIMKWNGWGYNDSRFFFNKKGQAEFTGKKYRLSGLIMPALKDWFESTFGASVQHKTPATPLLNSSAIPLPTLNQPFVEDLKSSGISFSHDAEDRVFRSHGHCLHEIFAIREGRVGRIPDVVVWPDCHTDVVKLVELACKHDVCLIPYGGGTSVSSALECPADEARCIVSLDTSQMNRILWIDEQNLTAHLEAGIIGQDLERQLNEMGYCTGHEPDSMEFSSVGGWVATRASGMKKNIYGNIEDLVIHVKMVTPRGVIEKSCQGPRMSTGPDVHHFIMGSEGTLGVVTEVTMKIRPMPEYQKYGSVVFPNFEKGVTCLREVARQRCAPASIRLMDNEQFRFGHALKPQVSSLFTSFLEGLKKLYITKFKGFDQNRLCVATLLFEGDREKVLQHEKQVYDIAAKFGGLAAGEDNGQRGYMLTFVIAYLRDLGMDYYVIGESFETSVPWDRVLDICRNVKARIVGECKDRGVQFPPLSTCRVTQTYDAGACVYFYFAFNYRGLAEPVHVYEQVEHAAREEILANGGSLSHHHGVGKLRKEWMRQTISNVGLGMLQSVKDYVDPGNIFGNRNLL, from the exons ATGAACGCCACACACTTTCCTCCTAAAGCCTGTGACAGTTCCTCTCCCTCCCGTCACAAACACGGAAGCAGCATGGCGTCCGACAGCGGCTCCGTCTCCGACAGCCAGCGAGTCTCCCAGCAGAGTTTGAGGATAATTGCAGGGCATTTGCGAACATCGGCGGCTAGCGGTTCCGCTATAGTAGCCGCGGAGTGTAAAGCCCAGGGGATCGAGGCGGATGTCCCACGGCAGGAGAAGACGACCATGCCGAGGAGGAG GCAGGAGATCATGAAATGGAATGGTTGGGGCTACAACGATTCCAGGTTCTTCTTTAATAAGAAAGGCCAAGCAGAGTTCACTGGAAAAAA ATATAGATTAAGTGGTTTGATCATGCCAGCGCTCAAAGACTGGTTTGAAAGCACTTTTGGAGCCAGTGTGCAGCACAAAACTCCGGCAACC CCCCTCCTGAACAGCAGCGCCATACCACTTCCCACTCTTAATCAGCCATTTGTGGAGGATTTGAAATCCTCTGGTATTTCTTTTTCACACGATGCCGAGGACCGCGTTTTCCGCAGCCACG GGCATTGCTTACATGAAATCTTTGCCATTCGAGAAGGGAGAGTCGGTCGCATTCCCGATGTGGTGGTGTGGCCCG ATTGCCACACTGATGTTGTCAAACTTGTCGAACTGGCATGCAAACATGACGTTTGTTTAATACCATACGGAG GCGGCACAAGTGTTTCTAGTGCCCTCGAGTGTCCCGCAGATGAAGCTCGCTGTATCGTGTCCCTGGATACCTCTCAAATG AATCGCATTCTGTGGATTGATGAACAAAATCTAACAGCTCATTTGGAAGCCGGCATCATTGGTCAGGACTTGGAGCGACAG CTTAACGAGATGGGCTACTGCACAGGCCATGAGCCGGACTCCATGGAGTTCAGTTCTGTGGGCGGTTGGGTGGCAACCAGAGCATCCGGCATGAAGAAAAACATCTATGGCAACATTGAGGATCTG GTTATACATGTTAAGATGGTGACGCCACGTGGGGTGATTGAGAAGAGCTGTCAGGGCCCTCGCATGTCTACAGGGCCGGATGTTCACCACTTCATCATGGGATCTGAAG GAACTCTGGGTGTGGTCACTGAAGTGACAATGAAGATTCGCCCAATGCCCGAATATCAGAAATACGGCTCGGTGGTGTTCCCCAACTTTGAGAAGGGGGTTACGTGTCTTCGAGAAGTTGCCAGACAG AGGTGTGCTCCTGCATCTATCAGACTTATGGATAATGAACAATTTAGATTTG GTCACGCCCTCAAGCCTCAAGTGTCGTCACTTTTCACCTCATTTCTGGAAGGCCTAAAGAAATTGTACATCACCAAG TTCAAAGGCTTTGACCAGAACCGCTTGTGTGTGGCCACCCTGCTGTTCGAGGGGGACCGAGAGAAGGTCTTGCAGCACGAGAAACAAGTTTATGACATTGCTGCAAAATTCGG TGGCCTGGCAGCCGGAGAGGACAATGGGCAGAGGGGCTACATGTTGACCTTTGTCATCGCATACCTCCGG GACTTGGGCATGGACTACTATGTGATTGGGGAGTCTTTTGAGACCTCTGTACCATGGGACAG GGTTCTGGACATCTGCCGGAATGTTAAAGCTCGCATTGTAGGAGAGTGTAAAGACAGAGGAGTTCAGTTTCCTCCATTATCAACGTGCAG GGTGACGCAAACCTACGATGCCGGTGCCTGCGTCTACTTTTACTTCGCCTTCAACTACAGGGGTCTCGCAGAGCCAGTGCATGTCTATGAACAAGTGGAG CATGCTGCTCGAGAAGAGATCCTTGCTAATGGAGGCAGTTTATCACA
- the nfe2l2a gene encoding nuclear factor erythroid 2-related factor 2a, whose protein sequence is MMTEIEVMHSGQQDMDLIDILWRQDIDLGARREVFDYSHRQKEHELQRQQELAEEKRLHLIREQEKALLAQLLLDEETGEYVPRPLPGAPPQSATVPLEAAQDVSFTQHSGESLSLDECLQLLAETFPAEENGVASIGLDTSSGSCSVLTPPEQPTLAPIMLSPDPLTAPQSQKESLDIEQAWMELLSLPELQQCLNLQIEEAFEPTAYPVPPNNTEAQEPNYSFYPMSSPVEKKINLNMGPPVFLNTFDSSVPSMTPADNANQIKSEVPQLNTHFNINSFCNTFYPDPMMEGSSSQQDLDEKKCNIEPHVHDLYSLSPDDTFERGKSNLPAEVPDLDSGLSSSPHSCSPGKSLYGDEGLDGGDSDLEEMDQNPGSANSDYSEMFTLNFQPDDDQPAFPLSTLTGHMQNQQDEPNGQMTDLDEDNGHRSSPFTKDKRKRGSDLRLSRDQQRAKALKIPFSIDMIINLPVDDYNELISKNELNETQLALVRDIRRRGKNKVAAQNCRKRKMENIVGLESDLDSLKEEKVRLLGEKSRSASRLREMKRKLNTLYLEVFNMLKDEDGNSISPSDFSLQQSTEGSVFLVPRTKKTFLKS, encoded by the exons ATGATGACAGAAATAGAGGTGATGCATTCCGGACAACAG GACATGGACCTGATCGACATTCTGTGGAGACAGGACATCGATTTGGGGGCACGCCGTGAAGTGTTTGATTATAGCCACCGTCAGAAGGAGCACGAGCTGCAGAGGCAGCAGGAGCTGGCGGAGGAGAAGAGGCTGCACCTCATCCGTGAGCAGGAAAAGGCTCTCCTGGCACAGCTGCTACTTGACGAGGAGACGGGGGAATATGTGCCGCGGCCCCTGCCCGGCGCACCGCCGCAGTCGGCTACCGTTCCCTTGGAGGCTGCACAG GATGTCAGCTTCACACAGCATAGTGGCGAGTCGTTGTCATTAGACGAATGCTTACAGCTTCTTGCGGAGACGTTTCCCGCCGAAGAAAATGGG GTCGCGTCCATTGGCCTGGACACGAGTTCCGGCAGCTGCAGCGTTCTGACACCCCCCGAGCAGCCAACGTTGGCGCCAATCATGCTTTCACCTGATCCTTTGACAGCACCCCAGTCACAGAAGGAGTCTCTGGATATTGAGCAGGCCTGGATGGAGCTGCTGTCACTTCCCGAGCTGCAG caaTGTCTGAACCTCCAAATCGAAGAGGCATTCGAGCCGACGGCCTACCCTGTCCCCCCCAACAACACTGAAGCACAGGAACCAAACTACTCCTTTTATCCCATGTCAAGTCCGGTCGAAAAGAAGATCAATTTAAACATGGGTCCTCCAGTTTTTCTGAATACGTTTGATAGCTCAGTTCCCAGCATGACCCCAGCAGACAATGCAAACCAAATTAAATCGGAAGTTCCCCAGTTAAACACTCATTTTAACATTAATAGCTTTTGCAACACATTTTACCCTGACCCCATGATGGAGGGGAGCAGCAGTCAACAGGACCTTGAcgagaaaaaatgcaacatcgAGCCCCATGTTCACGACTTGTACAGCCTCTCGCCTGATGACACATTTGAGCGGGGAAAATCCAATCTGCCTGCAGAAGTGCCTGACTTAGACTCTGGACTTTCATCAAGTCCCCATTCTTGCTCGCCTGGGAAATCTCTGTATGGAGACGAGGGTCTGGACGGGGGCGATTCTGACTTAGAAGAGATGGACCAGAACCCTGGAAGTGCAAATTCTGACTACTCTGAGATGTTCACATTGAACTTCCAACCTGATGACGATCAGCCGGCCTTTCCCTTGTCCACGTTAACGGGGCACATGCAAAACCAGCAGGATGAGCCCAACGGACAAATGACGGATCTGGACGAAGACAACGGCCATCGTTCTTCCCCTTTCACTAAAGACAAACGCAAGAGAGGGTCAGATTTGCGTCTCTCTAGAGACCAACAGAGGGCCAAGGCCCTCAAGATTCCCTTCAGCATCGACATGATCATAAACCTGCCCGTCGACGATTACAACGAGCTGATCTCAAAGAATGAGCTAAATGAGACCCAGCTGGCTCTGGTTCGAGACATCCGCCGCCGTGGCAAGAACAAGGTGGCGGCCCAGAACTGCCGCAAGCGCAAGATGGAGAACATCGTGGGGCTGGAGAGCGACTTGGACTCGCTCAAGGAGGAGAAAGTGCGCCTCCTCGGCGAGAAGTCCCGCAGTGCGAGCAGACTGAGAGAGATGAAGAGAAAGCTGAACACTCTCTACCTGGAGGTGTTCAATATGTTGAAGGACGAGGATGGCAACTCTATTTCCCCCTCAGACTTTTCGCTGCAGCAGTCAACCGAAGGCAGTGTCTTCCTGGTTCCCCGCACTAAAAAGACCTTTCTCAAGAGCTAA
- the hnrnpa3 gene encoding heterogeneous nuclear ribonucleoprotein A3 isoform X1 produces MEDRDCKEPEQLRKLFIGGLSFETTEESLRAHFEQWGSLTDCVVMRDPSTKRSRGFGFVTYSSTLEVDDAMKERPHKVDGRVVEPKRAVSREDSNKPGAHLTVKKIFVGGIKEDTEEYHIRDYFKKYGKIETIEIMEERQTGKKRGFCFVTFDDHDTVDKIVAQKYHTINAHNCEVRKALSKQEMNVMSNSRGRSGGSSNYMSRNSNYGGGGGGGGGGGGGGGGSYGRDSYGGGRGGYDDYDGPGGNYGGGGGGGYGGRGNYGGGGYDNQGGGYGGGCDGGYRGNGGGYGGGGSYNNCDSYGSHQSNYGPMKGNSFGGRNSGGPYGGGYGSGSGGGGSGGGGYGSRRY; encoded by the exons ATGGAG GACCGTGACTGTAAAGAACCAGAGCAGCTCAGGAAGCTCTTTATTGGTGGCCTGAGCTTTGAAACCACAGAGGAGAGTTTACGGGCCCATTTCGAGCAATGGGGATCACTGACAGACTGTGTG GTGATGAGAGATCCCAGTACCAAGCGGTCAAGGGGCTTTGGCTTTGTGACTTATTCCTCCACGCTGGAGGTGGACGACGCCATGAAAGAAAGGCCTCATAAAGTTGACGGCCGAGTCGTTGAACCCAAGAGGGCCGTGTCCAGAGAG GATTCCAATAAACCGGGCGCTCACCTGACGGTTAAGAAGATTTTCGTGGGCGGTATCAAAGAGGACACGGAAGAGTACCACATCCGAGACTATTTCAAAAAATACGGCAAGATTGAAACCATCGAAATCATGGAGGAACGACAAACTGGCAAGAAAAGAGGCTTCTGCTTCGTCACCTTTGATGACCATGACACCGTTGATAAAATTGTTG CTCAGAAGTACCATACCATCAATGCGCACAATTGTGAAGTCAGGAAAGCACTTTCCAAGCAAGAAATGAACGTGATGTCTAATTCCAGGG GGAGAAGTGGAGGATCCAGTAACTACATGAGCCGAAATAGTAATTATGGaggcggtggtggtggcggcggcggaggcggcggcggtggtggtggtagcTATGGTCGAG ATAGCTACGGTGGAGGACGAGGTGGATATGATGACTATGATG GTCCTGGTGGAAATTatggtggtggaggaggaggaggttacGGGGGACGAGGAAACTATGGAGGGGGAGGATATGATAATCAGGGTGGTGGATATGGTGGCGGCTGCGATGGAGGTTACCGGGGTAATGGTGGAG GTTACGGCGGAGGCGGAAGTTACAATAATTGTGACAGCTATGGTAGCCATCAGTCCAACTATGGGCCCATGAAGGGAAACAGTTTTGGTGGTAGGAACTCAGGTGGTCCATATGGAG GTGGCTACGGGTCCGGCTCCGGCGGAGGTGGCAGCGGTGGCGGCGGCTATGGCTCAAGGCGCTATTAA
- the hnrnpa3 gene encoding heterogeneous nuclear ribonucleoprotein A3 isoform X2, whose translation MRDPSTKRSRGFGFVTYSSTLEVDDAMKERPHKVDGRVVEPKRAVSREDSNKPGAHLTVKKIFVGGIKEDTEEYHIRDYFKKYGKIETIEIMEERQTGKKRGFCFVTFDDHDTVDKIVAQKYHTINAHNCEVRKALSKQEMNVMSNSRGRSGGSSNYMSRNSNYGGGGGGGGGGGGGGGGSYGRDSYGGGRGGYDDYDGPGGNYGGGGGGGYGGRGNYGGGGYDNQGGGYGGGCDGGYRGNGGGYGGGGSYNNCDSYGSHQSNYGPMKGNSFGGRNSGGPYGGGYGSGSGGGGSGGGGYGSRRY comes from the exons ATGAGAGATCCCAGTACCAAGCGGTCAAGGGGCTTTGGCTTTGTGACTTATTCCTCCACGCTGGAGGTGGACGACGCCATGAAAGAAAGGCCTCATAAAGTTGACGGCCGAGTCGTTGAACCCAAGAGGGCCGTGTCCAGAGAG GATTCCAATAAACCGGGCGCTCACCTGACGGTTAAGAAGATTTTCGTGGGCGGTATCAAAGAGGACACGGAAGAGTACCACATCCGAGACTATTTCAAAAAATACGGCAAGATTGAAACCATCGAAATCATGGAGGAACGACAAACTGGCAAGAAAAGAGGCTTCTGCTTCGTCACCTTTGATGACCATGACACCGTTGATAAAATTGTTG CTCAGAAGTACCATACCATCAATGCGCACAATTGTGAAGTCAGGAAAGCACTTTCCAAGCAAGAAATGAACGTGATGTCTAATTCCAGGG GGAGAAGTGGAGGATCCAGTAACTACATGAGCCGAAATAGTAATTATGGaggcggtggtggtggcggcggcggaggcggcggcggtggtggtggtagcTATGGTCGAG ATAGCTACGGTGGAGGACGAGGTGGATATGATGACTATGATG GTCCTGGTGGAAATTatggtggtggaggaggaggaggttacGGGGGACGAGGAAACTATGGAGGGGGAGGATATGATAATCAGGGTGGTGGATATGGTGGCGGCTGCGATGGAGGTTACCGGGGTAATGGTGGAG GTTACGGCGGAGGCGGAAGTTACAATAATTGTGACAGCTATGGTAGCCATCAGTCCAACTATGGGCCCATGAAGGGAAACAGTTTTGGTGGTAGGAACTCAGGTGGTCCATATGGAG GTGGCTACGGGTCCGGCTCCGGCGGAGGTGGCAGCGGTGGCGGCGGCTATGGCTCAAGGCGCTATTAA